A single window of Leptospira wolffii serovar Khorat str. Khorat-H2 DNA harbors:
- a CDS encoding Fpg/Nei family DNA glycosylase: MPELPDLVVIRERLLLELPGEILQGVDVVDPIVVRNMSASSLEETYSNLPFVGLERRGPFLNFQFGSRHIVVHPMLAGRFSLDPKYKKKDLCVRIRFQNKVLNYSDDVRMGKVYFASAEQLVQIPKYPDQGVDILSEEFTQDTFLNLINKSRQQTRAFLMDQTKLSALGNAYADEVLFEAKIHPKTPCHKLTEEEKLGLYSSIRKVLFDSIEYIRAKRAPLDVKVREHVKVRNRKNEPCPRCGTTIRRANVLGYDSFFCPNCQRMAGEQFIDWNKSY, from the coding sequence ATGCCAGAGCTTCCGGATCTAGTCGTCATAAGAGAGCGTCTGCTCCTCGAACTTCCCGGAGAGATTCTACAGGGAGTGGATGTGGTAGATCCGATCGTTGTCCGCAATATGTCCGCTTCTTCTTTGGAGGAAACGTATTCGAATCTTCCATTCGTAGGTTTGGAAAGAAGGGGGCCTTTTCTGAATTTTCAATTCGGCTCCCGACATATAGTTGTGCATCCCATGCTAGCCGGCAGATTCTCCTTGGATCCTAAATACAAGAAGAAGGATCTATGCGTTCGGATCCGATTCCAAAACAAGGTGCTGAATTATTCCGACGATGTTAGAATGGGTAAGGTATATTTCGCTTCTGCCGAACAACTAGTCCAAATTCCTAAATATCCAGACCAAGGCGTGGACATTCTCTCCGAAGAATTCACTCAAGATACGTTCTTGAATCTGATCAACAAAAGTAGGCAGCAGACCCGAGCGTTTTTAATGGATCAGACCAAACTCAGCGCCCTCGGAAACGCCTACGCGGATGAGGTTCTGTTCGAGGCAAAGATCCATCCCAAGACTCCGTGTCATAAACTTACGGAAGAGGAAAAACTGGGATTGTATTCGAGTATTCGTAAGGTGCTTTTCGATTCCATAGAATACATTCGAGCAAAACGAGCGCCTCTCGACGTGAAAGTCAGGGAGCATGTAAAAGTCAGAAATCGAAAGAATGAGCCCTGTCCTCGTTGCGGGACCACGATTCGTCGGGCAAATGTTCTGGGTTATGACTCTTTCTTCTGCCCGAATTGCCAAAGAATGGCCGGTGAGCAATTCATCGATTGGAATAAATCCTACTAA